A region from the Tahibacter amnicola genome encodes:
- a CDS encoding YfgM family protein, giving the protein MAFDQLDEHEQGEIVRKWMRENYASIAVGIVLGLLLVFGLHQYWGHQALSKARAAEEFRLFTTALEAKNDEMAKAAAGRIERDFGKSAYAVLTLLREANNAVTKKDLATAETQLQSALDKASSDAMKTLVGQRLARVKVAMDKGQDALALLDKLPAGAYAAAIAELRGDILVALGKRDEARTAYQASIDALDATAPNRATLEMKRDDLLQPGASASATETKSS; this is encoded by the coding sequence ATGGCTTTCGACCAACTCGACGAACACGAACAAGGCGAAATAGTCCGCAAATGGATGCGCGAAAACTACGCATCGATCGCGGTCGGGATTGTCCTGGGCCTGCTGCTGGTTTTCGGCCTGCATCAGTACTGGGGCCACCAGGCGCTCAGCAAGGCGCGTGCGGCGGAAGAATTTCGTCTGTTCACCACCGCCCTCGAGGCAAAGAACGACGAGATGGCCAAAGCCGCCGCCGGTCGTATCGAACGCGACTTCGGCAAGTCTGCCTATGCGGTGCTGACCTTGCTGCGTGAAGCGAACAATGCGGTGACGAAGAAAGATCTCGCCACAGCGGAAACCCAGCTCCAGAGCGCCTTGGACAAAGCATCCTCGGACGCGATGAAAACCCTGGTCGGCCAGCGACTGGCCCGGGTCAAGGTGGCGATGGACAAGGGCCAGGATGCGCTCGCCCTGCTCGACAAGCTCCCGGCAGGCGCCTACGCCGCGGCGATCGCCGAGCTGCGCGGCGATATCCTCGTTGCCCTGGGCAAGCGCGACGAAGCGCGCACGGCCTACCAGGCGTCGATTGACGCACTGGACGCCACCGCCCCGAACCGCGCAACGCTTGAGATGAAGCGTGATGACCTGCTCCAGCCGGGTGCATCTGCATCGGCGACGGAGACCAAAAGCTCATGA
- a CDS encoding helix-turn-helix domain-containing protein has product MTANPHDDNRSDDVASDMSLAVDVQSNEPASPEDPRDVDHGRELFVMPASTTSVEVAPSLGSRLRAAREARGWTVDEAALKLRLPQRVLATLERGDFERIEHDVYLRGYLASYARLLGVPTTDVDSLLRDRGQNQPALVATGRISRSRYLYERYSVPAVYVVLTGLIVAPAVWLASHGRFEQNLARLAPLDDKPARVEQPVVTTPGPTPGATVPLDAPSTAEAAPPATSMVDTVPPAAESAAPAQPSPRVESPLMASMVPSIKHEPMPAAPAGSHRVQLKLKDASWVELVGADGRKLEYGLLAAGTEKSYTTDQIVSIRLGNAIGAELVVDGKPVDLAAFRRSNVAHLKLVGGAAQAPTVTSDN; this is encoded by the coding sequence ATGACCGCCAACCCGCACGACGACAACCGCAGTGACGATGTGGCAAGCGATATGTCCCTGGCCGTAGATGTGCAGAGCAACGAGCCTGCCTCGCCGGAAGATCCCCGCGACGTCGACCACGGTCGCGAGTTGTTCGTCATGCCGGCATCGACCACCTCGGTGGAAGTTGCTCCCAGCCTTGGCTCGCGCCTGCGCGCCGCGCGTGAAGCCCGCGGCTGGACCGTCGACGAAGCCGCGTTGAAATTGCGCCTGCCGCAGCGCGTGCTTGCGACGCTGGAGCGTGGCGATTTCGAGCGCATCGAACACGACGTGTACCTGCGTGGCTACCTCGCCAGCTACGCCCGCCTGCTCGGCGTTCCGACGACCGACGTCGACAGCCTGCTGCGTGACCGGGGGCAGAACCAGCCGGCCCTCGTGGCCACTGGCCGGATCTCGCGCTCTCGCTATCTATACGAACGGTATTCGGTTCCCGCCGTCTATGTCGTGCTGACCGGCCTGATCGTCGCGCCAGCCGTGTGGCTGGCCAGCCATGGCCGGTTCGAGCAGAACCTTGCGCGTCTGGCGCCGCTGGACGACAAACCCGCCCGCGTGGAACAACCGGTTGTGACGACCCCCGGTCCGACGCCGGGTGCGACTGTGCCGCTCGATGCCCCCAGCACCGCGGAGGCTGCTCCGCCGGCCACGTCGATGGTGGATACCGTGCCGCCTGCCGCTGAGTCGGCGGCGCCCGCGCAGCCATCGCCGCGCGTCGAGTCGCCGCTGATGGCCTCGATGGTTCCTTCCATAAAGCACGAGCCGATGCCGGCTGCGCCAGCTGGCAGCCACCGGGTTCAGCTCAAGCTCAAGGACGCCAGCTGGGTTGAGCTGGTGGGAGCGGACGGCCGCAAGCTGGAATACGGTTTGCTGGCAGCGGGTACGGAAAAGTCCTATACCACCGACCAGATCGTCAGTATCCGTCTGGGCAATGCGATCGGGGCCGAGCTGGTCGTGGACGGAAAGCCCGTTGATCTCGCGGCGTTCCGCCGTTCCAACGTGGCGCACCTGAAGCTGGTGGGCGGCGCTGCCCAGGCGCCGACAGTCACGTCGGATAACTGA
- the pilW gene encoding type IV pilus biogenesis/stability protein PilW, whose protein sequence is MPRKFALALLLTMLAVDASAAGSRSKSAEKARAAAEVNVSLGQRYLEQGKLELALEKLQKALEYDASNTNAHTVIAVLYERINDPKRAEQHYRRASELSPKLGAVNNNYGAFLCRSGKLDDAARYFEKALADPFYKTPDVARTNAGTCYLQGERLDPAEQQFRKALEINPTNAEALYQLARVLFQKNDYLRARAFLQRFDALGQASPDALLLGRDIEEKLGNTREANEYTKRLKTEFPDSTQARELESSTPS, encoded by the coding sequence ATGCCGCGTAAGTTCGCCCTGGCGCTCCTCCTGACCATGCTTGCCGTCGATGCGTCGGCGGCGGGGTCCCGGTCCAAGTCGGCGGAGAAAGCACGCGCTGCGGCAGAGGTCAACGTCAGCCTCGGCCAGCGCTACCTGGAACAGGGCAAGCTCGAACTCGCGTTGGAAAAACTGCAGAAGGCGCTCGAATACGATGCGTCCAATACCAACGCGCACACCGTGATCGCCGTCCTGTACGAGCGCATCAACGACCCGAAACGGGCCGAGCAGCACTATCGCCGGGCGTCCGAGTTGTCGCCCAAGCTGGGCGCCGTGAACAACAACTACGGCGCCTTTCTGTGCCGTTCGGGCAAGCTGGATGACGCGGCGCGCTACTTCGAAAAGGCGCTGGCCGATCCGTTCTACAAGACGCCCGACGTCGCGCGCACCAACGCAGGAACCTGCTACCTCCAGGGTGAGCGCCTTGATCCGGCGGAGCAGCAGTTCCGCAAGGCGCTGGAGATCAACCCGACCAATGCCGAGGCGCTGTACCAGCTGGCGCGCGTGCTGTTCCAGAAAAATGACTACCTGCGTGCCCGGGCCTTCCTGCAGCGATTCGATGCGCTGGGGCAGGCCAGTCCCGATGCGCTGCTGCTGGGGCGCGACATCGAGGAGAAACTGGGAAATACGCGTGAAGCCAACGAATATACCAAACGCCTCAAGACCGAGTTCCCGGATTCGACCCAGGCCAGAGAACTCGAATCGAGCACTCCGTCATGA
- the rlmN gene encoding 23S rRNA (adenine(2503)-C(2))-methyltransferase RlmN, with the protein MPALRDVLVTTVKPNLFDFDRKGLRELFASLGEKPYRADQVMKWMYHRHVTDFGGMTDVGKALRDKLSAAVDIVPPKTLFEKQSSDATHKWLIGMDGGNAIETVFIPEATRGTLCVSSQVGCGLNCQFCSTATQGFNRNLSTAEIVGQVWVAAKHLGNVPHHQRKLTNVVMMGMGEPLLNFDNVVRAMSVMRDDLGFGLANKRVTLSTAGLVPMIDRLSEESDVSLAVSLHAPNDELRTELVPLNKKYPIAELLASCQRYAARRPRTSITFEYTMLKDVNDKPEHARQLVKLMRKVPSKVNLIPFNPFTGTRFERSDEAVIRSFQKILLDAGVLTTVRRTRGDDIDAACGQLKGQVLDRTRRQAEFRRSLEKGQADAA; encoded by the coding sequence CTGCCCGCGTTGAGGGATGTACTGGTGACGACGGTGAAACCCAACCTGTTCGATTTTGATCGCAAGGGACTGCGAGAACTCTTTGCGTCCCTCGGCGAGAAGCCCTACCGGGCCGACCAGGTGATGAAATGGATGTATCACCGTCATGTCACCGACTTCGGTGGAATGACCGATGTCGGCAAGGCGCTGCGCGACAAGCTCAGCGCCGCCGTCGACATCGTGCCGCCCAAGACCCTCTTCGAGAAGCAGTCCTCCGATGCCACCCACAAGTGGCTGATCGGCATGGATGGCGGCAACGCCATCGAGACCGTCTTCATCCCCGAGGCGACGCGCGGCACGCTGTGCGTCTCCTCCCAGGTGGGCTGCGGCCTCAACTGCCAGTTCTGTTCCACGGCCACCCAGGGCTTCAACCGCAACCTGTCGACGGCCGAGATCGTCGGCCAGGTCTGGGTTGCCGCCAAGCACCTGGGCAATGTGCCGCACCACCAGCGCAAGCTCACCAATGTCGTCATGATGGGCATGGGTGAGCCGCTGCTCAATTTCGACAACGTCGTGCGCGCCATGAGCGTCATGCGCGATGACCTCGGATTCGGCCTTGCCAACAAGCGCGTCACGCTGTCCACGGCAGGCCTCGTTCCGATGATCGACCGGCTGAGCGAAGAGAGCGACGTCTCGCTCGCGGTGTCGCTGCATGCCCCCAATGACGAGCTGCGCACCGAGCTGGTGCCGCTCAACAAGAAGTACCCGATTGCCGAGCTGCTGGCGTCCTGCCAGCGCTACGCCGCGCGCCGTCCGCGCACGTCGATCACGTTCGAATACACCATGCTCAAGGACGTGAACGACAAACCCGAGCACGCGCGACAGCTGGTCAAGCTGATGCGCAAGGTGCCGTCCAAGGTCAACCTGATTCCTTTTAATCCCTTCACCGGCACGCGTTTCGAGCGCTCCGATGAAGCCGTCATTCGCTCGTTCCAGAAGATCCTGCTCGACGCTGGGGTACTGACCACGGTTCGCCGCACGCGCGGCGACGACATCGATGCTGCCTGTGGCCAGCTGAAGGGCCAGGTGCTCGACCGCACGCGCCGCCAGGCCGAATTCCGGCGCTCGCTGGAAAAAGGGCAGGCTGATGCCGCGTAA
- the ndk gene encoding nucleoside-diphosphate kinase — MALERTLSIIKPDAVAKNVIGEIYSRFEKAGLKVVAAKMKQLSRKEAEGFYAVHRERPFFNALVEFMISGPVMIQALEGENAVLKNRDLMGATDPKKAEAGTIRADFADSIDANAVHGSDAAETAAVEIAYFFSTTELCPR, encoded by the coding sequence ATGGCGCTGGAGCGCACCCTGTCCATCATCAAGCCCGATGCCGTCGCCAAGAACGTGATCGGCGAGATCTACTCGCGTTTCGAGAAGGCCGGCCTCAAGGTCGTCGCCGCGAAAATGAAGCAGCTGTCGCGCAAGGAAGCCGAGGGCTTCTACGCGGTGCACCGCGAGCGTCCGTTCTTCAATGCCCTGGTTGAATTCATGATCTCCGGCCCGGTGATGATCCAGGCCCTCGAAGGCGAGAACGCCGTTCTCAAGAACCGCGACCTGATGGGCGCCACCGATCCGAAGAAGGCCGAAGCCGGCACCATCCGCGCCGATTTCGCTGACTCGATCGACGCAAACGCGGTGCACGGTTCCGACGCTGCCGAAACGGCCGCGGTCGAGATCGCCTACTTCTTCTCCACCACTGAGCTCTGCCCGCGTTGA
- a CDS encoding TetR/AcrR family transcriptional regulator, translating into MNTQHFSTKERILGAAEQLFAQHGFAGASLRQVTAAANVNLAAVNYHFGSKENLINEVFRRRLDELNSHRMHALEQAAQRPEADLEDLLAAFIRPALDLSLDRGGGGAFVRLLARAYAEHNDALRKFLSDNYGYVLKRFHSAFAQRLPNLDKEELYWRLDIVAGALTYAMADFGVIKRKTGVTEQQHRERAVEHLIRFAAAGLRAP; encoded by the coding sequence ATGAACACGCAGCATTTCTCCACCAAGGAACGCATCCTCGGCGCCGCCGAGCAGCTGTTCGCCCAGCACGGATTCGCCGGAGCGTCGCTGCGCCAGGTCACCGCCGCAGCCAACGTCAACCTTGCAGCGGTCAATTATCACTTCGGATCGAAAGAAAATCTTATCAACGAAGTGTTCCGGCGACGCCTTGACGAGCTCAACAGCCACCGGATGCACGCGCTGGAACAAGCGGCCCAGCGCCCGGAAGCCGACCTGGAAGACCTCCTCGCCGCGTTCATCCGTCCGGCCCTGGACCTCTCTCTCGACCGCGGTGGCGGTGGCGCTTTCGTCCGCCTGCTGGCCAGGGCCTACGCGGAGCACAACGACGCCCTGCGCAAGTTCCTGTCCGACAACTACGGCTACGTCCTCAAGCGATTCCATTCGGCCTTCGCCCAGCGCCTGCCCAACCTGGACAAGGAAGAGCTGTACTGGCGCCTGGATATCGTCGCCGGCGCATTGACCTACGCCATGGCCGATTTTGGCGTGATCAAGCGCAAGACCGGCGTGACCGAACAGCAGCATCGCGAGCGTGCGGTCGAACACCTGATCCGCTTCGCCGCCGCCGGCCTGCGCGCCCCCTGA
- a CDS encoding 3-hydroxyacyl-CoA dehydrogenase/enoyl-CoA hydratase family protein, protein MSFKPLRIRKAAVLGAGVMGAQIAAHLTNADVETVLFDLPAKEGDKSGIAQKAIANLAKLSPTPLADKSRQAAIVPANYDEHLDLLRGCDLVIEAIAERMDWKLDLYKKIAPYLPENAVVASNTSGLSINALAEALPESLRPRFTGVHFFNPPRYMHLVELIPNRSTDSEILAGLEAFLTTTVGKGVVYAKDTPNFIGNRIGVFSILATMHHTQQFGLGFDAVDALTGPAIGRPKSATYRTADVVGLDTMAHVIKTMADTLPEDPWHRYFQAPAWLSALIQKGALGQKTGAGVFRKVGKDIVVLDLARQDYRAADQAASEEVAGILAIKDPSEKFAKLRASADPQAQFLWAVFRDLFHYTAFHLADIADTARDVDFAIRWGYGWQLGPFETWQAAGWQQVAHWIAEDIAAGKAMSNAPLPAWVLDGRKGVHGKDGSFSASQNKALPRSSHPVYQRQHFPDPILGEQFEQGTTVFENDGLRLWHLGDDVGIVSFKTKMNTVNDFVLDGLQQAVDEAERRFKGLVLWQSKEPFSAGADLKGAMGLLKEGKLAAFDAMIANFQATSMRLKYSLVPVVAAIRGMAFGGGCEFQMHCARTVAALESYIGLVEAGVGLLPAGGGLKEIAVRCARQNPADPFNAIKGMFETVAMGKVSGSALEAKEMGLLRANDTVVFNTHEVLWVAKREAAALADTGYRPPMPARQVPVCGDVGTASLKMMLVNMLEGRFISPHDFEIGARIADTLCGGVVERGSLVDEQWLLDLERKHFVELAQMPKTQERIVHTLTTGKPLRN, encoded by the coding sequence ATGAGCTTCAAACCGCTACGCATCCGCAAGGCTGCGGTGCTCGGCGCCGGCGTCATGGGCGCACAGATTGCCGCGCACCTGACTAACGCCGATGTCGAAACCGTGTTGTTCGACCTGCCCGCCAAGGAAGGCGACAAGAGCGGTATTGCCCAGAAGGCCATCGCCAACCTCGCCAAGCTTTCCCCCACCCCGCTCGCGGACAAGTCACGCCAGGCCGCGATTGTTCCGGCCAACTACGACGAACACCTGGATCTGCTGCGCGGCTGCGACCTGGTGATCGAGGCGATTGCCGAACGGATGGACTGGAAGCTCGACCTCTACAAGAAGATCGCGCCCTACCTGCCGGAAAACGCGGTCGTCGCCAGCAACACTTCCGGCCTGTCGATCAACGCATTGGCCGAAGCGCTGCCCGAATCGCTGCGCCCCCGTTTCACCGGCGTGCATTTCTTCAACCCGCCGCGCTACATGCACCTGGTCGAGCTGATCCCCAACCGTTCCACGGACAGCGAGATCCTCGCCGGCCTCGAGGCCTTCCTGACCACCACCGTCGGCAAAGGCGTGGTGTATGCCAAGGACACTCCGAACTTCATCGGCAACCGCATCGGCGTGTTTTCCATCCTCGCCACGATGCACCACACCCAGCAGTTCGGCCTGGGCTTCGATGCGGTGGACGCCCTGACCGGCCCCGCCATCGGCCGCCCCAAGAGCGCGACTTACCGCACGGCCGACGTGGTCGGCCTGGACACCATGGCCCATGTCATCAAGACCATGGCCGACACGCTGCCGGAAGACCCCTGGCACCGCTACTTCCAGGCACCGGCATGGCTCTCGGCGCTGATCCAGAAGGGTGCGCTCGGCCAGAAGACCGGCGCCGGCGTGTTCCGCAAGGTCGGCAAGGACATCGTCGTGCTGGACCTTGCCAGGCAGGACTACCGCGCCGCCGACCAGGCTGCGTCCGAGGAAGTCGCCGGCATCCTCGCCATCAAAGACCCGAGCGAGAAATTCGCCAAGCTGCGGGCCAGCGCCGATCCGCAGGCCCAGTTCCTCTGGGCCGTGTTCCGCGACCTGTTCCATTACACCGCGTTCCACCTGGCTGACATCGCCGACACCGCGCGCGACGTCGACTTCGCCATCCGCTGGGGCTATGGCTGGCAGCTGGGCCCGTTCGAAACCTGGCAGGCGGCCGGCTGGCAGCAGGTCGCCCACTGGATCGCCGAAGACATCGCCGCCGGAAAGGCCATGAGCAACGCCCCGCTGCCCGCCTGGGTACTGGACGGTCGCAAAGGCGTCCATGGCAAGGACGGCTCGTTCTCGGCCAGCCAGAACAAGGCCCTGCCGCGTTCGTCGCATCCGGTCTACCAGCGCCAGCATTTCCCGGATCCGATCCTGGGCGAGCAGTTCGAGCAGGGCACCACGGTCTTCGAAAACGATGGCCTGCGCCTGTGGCACCTGGGCGACGACGTCGGCATCGTGTCGTTCAAGACCAAGATGAACACGGTCAACGATTTCGTCCTGGACGGCCTGCAACAGGCCGTGGACGAAGCCGAGCGCCGCTTCAAGGGCCTGGTGCTGTGGCAGAGCAAGGAGCCGTTCTCCGCCGGCGCCGACCTCAAGGGCGCGATGGGCCTGCTCAAGGAAGGCAAGCTCGCTGCGTTTGACGCGATGATCGCCAACTTCCAGGCGACCAGCATGCGCCTGAAGTATTCGCTGGTGCCGGTGGTGGCCGCCATTCGCGGCATGGCCTTTGGCGGCGGCTGCGAATTCCAGATGCACTGCGCCAGGACCGTCGCCGCGCTGGAAAGCTACATCGGCCTGGTCGAAGCCGGCGTGGGCCTGCTGCCGGCCGGCGGCGGCCTCAAGGAGATCGCCGTCCGCTGCGCCCGCCAGAACCCGGCGGATCCGTTCAACGCCATCAAGGGCATGTTCGAGACCGTTGCCATGGGCAAGGTGTCCGGCAGCGCCCTGGAGGCGAAGGAAATGGGCCTGCTGCGTGCGAACGACACGGTCGTGTTCAACACGCACGAAGTGCTCTGGGTGGCCAAGCGCGAGGCTGCCGCCCTCGCCGACACCGGCTACCGCCCGCCGATGCCGGCCCGCCAGGTGCCGGTCTGCGGTGACGTCGGCACGGCCAGCCTCAAGATGATGCTGGTGAACATGCTCGAGGGCCGCTTCATCTCGCCGCACGATTTCGAGATTGGCGCCCGTATCGCCGATACGCTCTGCGGCGGCGTGGTCGAACGCGGTTCCCTGGTGGACGAACAGTGGCTGCTGGACCTGGAGCGCAAGCATTTTGTCGAGCTCGCCCAGATGCCCAAGACCCAGGAACGCATCGTCCACACCCTGACCACCGGCAAGCCGCTGCGCAACTGA
- a CDS encoding acetyl-CoA C-acyltransferase has translation MTKQVQDAYIVAATRTPVGKAPRGAFRNTRPDDLLAHVLRQVVAQCPGIDTSRIDDAVIGCAMPEAEQGMNVARIGTLLAGLPNITAAVTINRFCSSGVQAIAMAADRIRLGEADLMLAGGTESMSMVPMMGHKIAMNPGVFQDENVAIAYGMGITAEKVAEQWKVSRDEQDAFALASHQKALAAIAAGEFKSEISPYTLADNYPDLARRNTVSDARVIDTDEGPRKDTSAEGLAKLKPVFRAGGSVTAGNSSQMSDGAGAVMLASEKAVKEFGLTPLARFVSFAVAGVKPEIMGIGPIAAIPKALQQAGLTKDQLDWIELNEAFAAQALAVIRDVGLDPSKVNPLGGAIALGHPLGATGAIRAATLVHGLRRRQQKYGMVTMCIGTGMGAAGIFEAL, from the coding sequence ATGACCAAGCAAGTCCAGGATGCCTACATCGTCGCCGCCACCCGCACCCCCGTGGGCAAGGCTCCGCGCGGCGCCTTCCGCAATACCCGTCCCGATGACCTCCTGGCGCACGTGCTGCGCCAGGTCGTCGCCCAGTGCCCGGGCATCGACACCTCGCGCATCGACGACGCCGTGATCGGCTGCGCCATGCCCGAAGCCGAGCAAGGCATGAACGTGGCACGCATCGGCACGCTGCTGGCCGGCCTGCCCAACATCACCGCCGCGGTGACCATCAACCGCTTCTGCTCGTCCGGTGTGCAGGCCATCGCCATGGCGGCCGATCGCATCCGCCTCGGCGAAGCAGATCTGATGCTCGCCGGCGGCACCGAGTCGATGTCGATGGTGCCGATGATGGGCCACAAGATCGCCATGAACCCCGGCGTGTTCCAGGACGAGAACGTCGCGATCGCCTATGGCATGGGCATCACGGCCGAGAAGGTGGCCGAGCAGTGGAAGGTCAGCCGCGACGAGCAGGACGCCTTCGCCCTCGCCTCGCACCAGAAGGCGCTGGCGGCCATCGCCGCCGGCGAATTTAAGTCCGAAATCAGCCCGTACACGCTGGCAGACAACTATCCCGACCTGGCCCGGCGCAATACCGTTTCGGACGCGCGCGTCATCGACACCGACGAAGGCCCGCGCAAGGACACCAGCGCCGAGGGTCTGGCCAAGCTCAAGCCGGTGTTCCGCGCGGGCGGCAGCGTCACCGCCGGCAATTCCTCGCAGATGTCCGACGGCGCCGGGGCCGTGATGCTGGCCAGCGAAAAAGCCGTGAAGGAATTCGGCCTCACCCCGCTGGCGCGCTTTGTCTCCTTCGCCGTTGCCGGTGTGAAGCCGGAAATCATGGGTATCGGCCCGATCGCCGCGATTCCCAAGGCATTGCAGCAGGCCGGCCTTACCAAGGACCAGCTGGACTGGATCGAACTCAACGAAGCGTTCGCGGCGCAGGCACTGGCAGTGATTCGCGACGTGGGCCTTGATCCCTCCAAGGTGAATCCGCTGGGCGGCGCCATCGCCCTGGGCCATCCGCTGGGCGCCACCGGCGCCATCCGCGCGGCGACGCTGGTCCACGGCCTGCGCCGTCGCCAGCAGAAGTACGGCATGGTGACCATGTGCATCGGTACCGGCATGGGCGCGGCGGGCATTTTCGAAGCGCTCTGA
- a CDS encoding MFS transporter, which yields MTLPPLPRTILWIALLKFVYILDFLMLMPLGPDVAAALAFPPDQLGWASTAYMVGSILSGTLAVGFIDRLPRKPVMLWGMILFSLSTLAVIAAKDLPTLLALRLATGFFGGPVVAAALAAVVDLTPPAQRGTAMGRVMAGFSLAAIVGVPAMLELSRLAGWAAPFAVVAALGGVLVVAMALWFPHTCSAGEDSPDVSMGTLLRRGPVRLACLVQGLSHFASFLIVPVFATFFLLNLGVPRDRLGTLYLVGGIAAFLVMQAGGWLVDRIGPMRVVVGATGAVVVGASAFLGESVLPPLLLFVAFMAGNAARNVSLAAALSNVPSPHERGGFMALKGVVEDVSIAVAALVSSLVLATENQRLTGTFWLGLLAIGVSLAVPLWLARLAAPRSGGALSGDAETQTAER from the coding sequence ATGACCCTACCGCCGTTGCCACGGACGATCCTCTGGATCGCACTGCTGAAGTTTGTCTATATCCTCGACTTTCTCATGCTGATGCCGCTGGGCCCGGATGTGGCCGCCGCACTGGCGTTTCCGCCGGACCAGCTGGGATGGGCGTCGACGGCGTACATGGTGGGCTCGATTCTGTCCGGCACGCTGGCGGTGGGTTTTATCGACCGTCTGCCGCGCAAGCCGGTGATGCTCTGGGGGATGATCCTGTTCTCGCTGAGTACGCTCGCCGTTATCGCGGCGAAGGATTTACCCACTTTGCTTGCACTGCGATTGGCGACGGGGTTTTTCGGCGGACCGGTGGTCGCGGCGGCGCTGGCGGCCGTCGTGGATCTTACGCCGCCAGCGCAGCGCGGTACGGCGATGGGGCGCGTGATGGCCGGTTTCTCGCTCGCCGCGATTGTGGGTGTTCCCGCGATGCTGGAGTTGTCACGGCTGGCTGGCTGGGCCGCGCCGTTCGCCGTCGTGGCCGCGCTGGGCGGCGTACTGGTCGTGGCGATGGCGTTGTGGTTTCCGCACACGTGCAGCGCCGGCGAAGATTCGCCCGACGTATCGATGGGTACCTTGCTCCGGCGTGGTCCGGTCAGGCTGGCGTGCCTGGTGCAGGGATTGAGTCACTTTGCCTCGTTCCTGATCGTGCCCGTGTTCGCCACGTTCTTTCTGCTGAACCTGGGCGTTCCGCGCGACCGGCTCGGGACGCTCTACCTCGTTGGCGGCATCGCGGCGTTCCTGGTGATGCAGGCGGGTGGGTGGCTGGTGGATCGCATCGGCCCGATGCGCGTGGTGGTGGGCGCAACCGGGGCGGTCGTCGTGGGTGCCTCGGCCTTCCTGGGCGAGTCCGTATTGCCGCCGCTGCTGCTGTTCGTGGCTTTCATGGCAGGCAATGCGGCCAGAAATGTCAGCCTCGCCGCGGCCCTGAGCAACGTTCCGTCGCCGCACGAGCGGGGTGGTTTCATGGCGCTCAAGGGGGTTGTCGAGGACGTGTCGATCGCCGTCGCTGCGCTCGTGTCGTCGCTGGTGCTGGCCACGGAAAACCAGCGTCTGACGGGAACATTCTGGCTGGGACTGCTTGCGATCGGTGTTTCGCTGGCGGTGCCACTCTGGCTGGCCAGGCTCGCCGCGCCGCGCAGCGGTGGCGCACTGTCCGGTGATGCGGAAACGCAGACAGCGGAGCGCTGA